The proteins below are encoded in one region of Ricinus communis isolate WT05 ecotype wild-type chromosome 6, ASM1957865v1, whole genome shotgun sequence:
- the LOC8288103 gene encoding uncharacterized protein LOC8288103, giving the protein MSPHTLILSLLVTLATIQGNYAVEYTVTNTAGSTAGGARFSAEIGEDYSLQTLSAATDFIWRLFQQPNAEDRKNVQKVSLFIDDMDGVAYASNNEIHVSARYIGGYSGDLKREYTGVIYHEMTHIWQWNGNGQAPGGLIEGIADFVRLKANYAPSHWVQPGQGDRWDQGYDVTARFLDYCNDLRNGFVAELNKKMKDGYSDQFFVDLLGKSVDQLWSDYKAKYAK; this is encoded by the coding sequence ATGTCTCCCCACACTTTGATCCTCTCATTGCTAGTAACCCTAGCAACCATTCAAGGCAACTATGCAGTAGAATACACCGTGACCAACACTGCCGGTTCGACGGCCGGCGGGGCACGGTTCTCGGCCGAAATAGGAGAAGATTATAGCTTGCAGACACTGTCAGCTGCTACAGATTTTATATGGAGACTATTCCAACAACCCAATGCAGAAGATAGAAAAAATGTACAAAAGGTCAGCTTGTTTATCGATGACATGGATGGAGTTGCATATGCTAGCAACAATGAAATCCATGTTAGTGCAAGATACATAGGGGGCTATTCAGGTGACTTGAAAAGGGAATACACTGGTGTTATTTACCATGAAATGACACATATTTGGCAATGGAATGGCAATGGCCAAGCTCCAGGAGGACTGATTGAAGGAATTGCTGATTTTGTAAGGTTAAAGGCTAACTATGCACCTAGTCACTGGGTTCAGCCAGGACAAGGTGATAGGTGGGATCAAGGGTATGATGTTACAGCAAGGTTTTTGGATTACTGTAATGATCTTAGAAATGGTTTTGTGGCTGAGCTTAACAAGAAGATGAAAGATGGTTACAGTGATCAGTTCTTTGTTGATTTGCTTGGGAAATCTGTTGATCAGCTCTGGAGTGACTACAAGGCCAAATATGCAAAATAG